The Oryza glaberrima chromosome 9, OglaRS2, whole genome shotgun sequence genome includes a window with the following:
- the LOC127784028 gene encoding uncharacterized protein LOC127784028 → MLSARRAGAGGAAGKTSPARTCNPGYPRRSSVPMTGCDATRPAVARALRLPGSGGGAGFQRREPHRWLRPCSSSRSGDGAAAVLASRSGSSDMGLGVSSFSPCSLPRRVDAPRRRPVWCSPAAPPPPPPPRVEVQSVRKRRMSEEWEALKAAIADMFRPLLRNLADICSLRSAYDFEDYQIGMLFGAFLGYVGCYQLWKAAPSVFVDAALAFVFYKLSVVSSELHRQRKTNSLITRLKFGTILIMVMKDIKKNYVLLDIIRMPVFFLYICAFVFDVAGMKKYARRSLISLFNLLKSRGGIQEIYRIMWYPGYISPYDDSADW, encoded by the exons ATGCTTTCTGCACggcgagccggcgccggcggcgccgccgggaagACGTCGCCGGCTCGCACCTGCAACCCTGGTTACCCGCGGCGCTCGTCGGTCCCGATGACCGGCTGCGACGCGACTAGACCAGCCGTGGCGAGGGCGCTTCGCCTTCCGGGTAGTGGGGGAGGGGCGGGTTTCCAGCGGCGGGAGCCCCACCGATGGCTCCgtccctgctcctcctcccggagtggagatggcgccgccgccgttctcgcCTCGCGATCCGGGAGCAGCGACATGGGCCTCGGGGTTTCTTCTTTCTCGCCGTGCTCGCTTCCCCGCCGCGTCgacgctcctcgccggcggccagtG TGGTGTTCGccggctgctcctcctcctcctcctcctcctcgtgtgGAGGTGCAGAGCGTCCGGAAGAGGCGAATGAGCGAGGAATGGGAGGCGTTGAAGGCAGCCATCGCCGACATGTTCCGGCCCTTGCTGCGAAACCTAGCTGACATTTGCTCTCTCCGCAGCGCCTACGACTTCGAGGACTATCAAATCGGCATGCTCTTTG GTGCGTTTCTCGGATATGTCGGGTGCTACCAGCTGTGGAAGGCGGCTCCTTCGGTCTTCGTTGATGCTGCCCTTGCCTTTGTGTTTTACAAGCTCAGCGTTGTGTCCTCAGAGCTGCACCGGCAGCGCAAGACAAACAGCTTGATCACGCGGCTTAAATTCG GGACCATACTTATCATGGTTATGAAAGACATCAAGAAGAACTATGTACTCCTGGACATTATTAG AATGCCGGTTTTCTTCCTCTACATTTGTGCGTTCGTATTCGATGTTGCTGGTATGAAGAAGTATGCCAGGCGCTCACTTATTTCATTGTTTAATCTGCTGAAATCTAGAGGTGGCATACAAGAAATATATAGGATTATGTGGTATCCTGGTTATATATCTCCATATGATGATTCTGCTGACTGGTGA